A window of Paenibacillus sp. 19GGS1-52 contains these coding sequences:
- a CDS encoding 6-carboxytetrahydropterin synthase, with protein MLNEVSVCKIFTFDSAHQLVGHKGKCSNLHGHTYKLELVLKGIPLVEEGHSDEGFVIDFGDIKNSVQQSLIDHLDHAFLAMGNEPVLETLMNTGSKVALLSFRTTVENMSCYIANNLKQAGLPLYSVKLWETPTSWAEVLAADIPDEGPSYRLYGGCDCE; from the coding sequence ATGCTTAATGAGGTTTCAGTATGTAAAATCTTCACCTTTGATTCCGCGCATCAGTTGGTCGGACATAAGGGCAAATGCAGCAATCTGCACGGCCACACCTATAAACTAGAACTTGTTCTGAAGGGCATCCCCCTGGTGGAGGAAGGCCATTCCGATGAAGGTTTTGTCATTGATTTCGGTGATATCAAAAATAGTGTCCAGCAGAGTCTAATTGACCACCTAGATCACGCATTTCTGGCCATGGGCAATGAACCTGTACTGGAAACTTTAATGAATACAGGCTCGAAGGTAGCATTGCTGTCGTTTCGTACTACGGTAGAGAATATGTCCTGTTATATCGCTAATAACCTGAAGCAAGCCGGATTGCCGCTGTATTCTGTGAAGCTATGGGAGACGCCAACCTCGTGGGCAGAAGTCCTGGCTGCGGACATTCCAGATGAGGGGCCTTCCTACCGCCTGTATGGAGGCTGTGATTGTGAGTAA
- a CDS encoding DMT family transporter, which yields MNRKTAPVPVPLLMIIGIVAVSFSSIFIKWSAAPASVQGMYRLLFTSLLMLPFARPYSGAAFALRKKDWVMLGLSGTMLALHFLLWMGSLKYTSVASSTMIMALEPVFIMLGAYFLYKERTAISALLGMAIAIGGVLFIGWGDVGISADNLKGDLLSIGGTAAVAVHMLIGQKLVVRMPSYLYSLIVFLSAVIVFAVYNLFMGVPFFNYPARDWGIFVLLAVVPTVFGHILFNWLLQYVSATTVSMNILGEPVGASILAYLLLGEQLRALQWAGGVLVMFGLAVYLYGGRKKAAKASANLQNVS from the coding sequence ATGAATCGAAAAACCGCGCCCGTCCCCGTTCCGTTGCTGATGATTATTGGGATTGTGGCTGTATCTTTTTCTTCCATCTTTATTAAATGGTCGGCGGCTCCGGCATCTGTGCAGGGAATGTACAGGTTGCTGTTTACTTCACTGTTGATGCTGCCATTCGCCCGGCCTTATAGTGGAGCCGCTTTTGCCCTGCGTAAGAAGGACTGGGTTATGCTTGGATTATCCGGTACCATGCTGGCACTGCACTTTTTGCTATGGATGGGTTCGTTGAAGTATACTTCTGTGGCCAGCTCGACGATGATTATGGCTTTGGAGCCTGTGTTTATTATGCTGGGCGCCTATTTTTTGTATAAGGAAAGGACCGCTATATCGGCACTCCTCGGCATGGCTATAGCCATTGGCGGTGTACTTTTTATCGGCTGGGGAGATGTGGGTATCTCTGCTGATAATCTTAAAGGCGATCTTTTATCTATCGGAGGAACAGCTGCAGTAGCGGTACATATGTTAATCGGCCAAAAGTTGGTAGTACGCATGCCCTCGTACTTATATAGCTTAATCGTATTCTTGTCGGCTGTTATCGTCTTTGCCGTCTATAATCTGTTCATGGGTGTTCCCTTCTTTAATTATCCAGCGAGGGATTGGGGAATATTTGTACTGCTGGCTGTAGTTCCAACCGTATTCGGGCATATTCTCTTTAACTGGTTGCTGCAGTACGTCTCAGCTACAACGGTATCCATGAATATTTTAGGAGAGCCGGTAGGAGCGAGTATTCTAGCCTACTTACTGCTGGGTGAACAACTAAGAGCGCTACAGTGGGCCGGTGGGGTCTTGGTGATGTTCGGACTCGCTGTTTATTTGTACGGAGGACGGAAGAAAGCGGCGAAGGCGTCTGCGAATCTTCAGAACGTTTCATAA
- a CDS encoding class I SAM-dependent methyltransferase, which produces MEEQDKEQETNLVNNSSPTSEELWNEDTYTAWTSRFGTPTEAAAKLVKDPIGRLYPLASYLGEVNGKKIMNLMGSNGMKAVALGLLGAEVSVADFSEANARYAADLAQEAGVQLSYIVSDVLKLPEEIIDGSYDIVFAEQGIVHYFTDLTPFMNTVYRLLAFGGKFILRDFHPITTKLISSKGSTAKVRKHKVTGDYFDTTLQEKKVSYSKYLPATGGDSESAEHSVVFWRRWTLGEIVTAAASSGLVISKLVEEPNLSSDVYDKGIPKTFTLVAGKPSRL; this is translated from the coding sequence ATGGAAGAACAGGATAAAGAACAGGAAACAAATTTGGTTAACAATTCAAGTCCAACAAGTGAGGAACTGTGGAACGAAGACACGTATACGGCTTGGACAAGCCGCTTTGGAACACCGACTGAGGCCGCAGCGAAGCTGGTGAAAGATCCGATTGGCAGACTCTACCCGCTTGCCTCCTATTTGGGCGAGGTGAACGGCAAAAAAATAATGAACCTTATGGGCTCCAATGGCATGAAAGCGGTGGCGCTCGGCCTGCTGGGTGCTGAGGTGAGTGTGGCAGACTTTTCCGAGGCCAATGCTCGCTATGCAGCTGATCTGGCGCAGGAAGCAGGAGTTCAGCTTTCCTATATCGTGTCAGATGTGCTCAAGCTGCCGGAAGAGATTATAGACGGATCGTATGATATTGTGTTTGCTGAGCAGGGGATTGTGCACTATTTTACCGATCTCACTCCTTTTATGAATACTGTTTATCGGTTGCTTGCTTTTGGAGGAAAGTTTATTCTGCGTGATTTCCATCCAATTACAACCAAGCTGATCTCCTCTAAGGGATCGACAGCAAAGGTGCGAAAGCATAAAGTGACTGGTGATTATTTCGATACAACGCTGCAAGAAAAGAAAGTATCTTACTCCAAATATTTGCCTGCAACAGGGGGGGATTCAGAGTCAGCAGAGCATAGTGTCGTGTTCTGGCGTCGCTGGACGCTTGGTGAAATCGTGACAGCAGCAGCGTCCAGCGGACTAGTCATCAGCAAGTTGGTAGAGGAACCCAATTTATCCTCAGATGTGTATGATAAGGGGATTCCTAAGACATTTACATTAGTAGCAGGGAAACCTTCGCGATTATAA
- a CDS encoding iron ABC transporter permease, producing MSKIVLSPYERQRRTRGITVLSSLGILIIAVFIISMNTGFMRLSPLDVLHTLTGEGTHQQKLILFDFRLPRIVISLLVGAGFAVSGCILQSLSRNALAEPGTLGINAGAGFAVIIYISFFPASTAGSVFLLPLLALAGAGLTATLIYFLSYRKEDGLSPTRLILIGIAVSAGIYAFQLILSLRLDPRNYQFVATWIAGKIWGGDWRFVLALLPWLLILLPFSFYKARVLNVLNLGDQTSAGLGTPVEKERILLLAAAVALAGSCVAVSGGIGFVGLIAPHLARRLVGPRHQVLLPSCALIGALLLLTADTIGRWVLQPAEIPTGIVVAIIGAPYFLYLLAKSKA from the coding sequence ATGAGCAAAATAGTACTCTCTCCATATGAAAGGCAGCGCCGAACTCGAGGAATTACCGTGTTGTCGTCGCTTGGAATCCTAATCATAGCCGTTTTTATCATCAGTATGAATACCGGGTTTATGCGATTGTCACCGCTGGATGTATTACATACTTTAACAGGCGAAGGAACTCATCAGCAGAAGCTTATTCTTTTTGATTTCCGGCTGCCGAGAATAGTGATTTCGTTACTGGTAGGGGCGGGCTTTGCAGTGTCCGGCTGTATCCTGCAAAGCCTGTCGCGCAATGCTCTCGCTGAGCCTGGAACATTGGGAATAAACGCCGGAGCAGGATTTGCTGTAATTATCTATATCTCATTCTTTCCAGCGTCAACAGCAGGTTCTGTATTCTTACTGCCATTATTGGCCTTAGCGGGTGCGGGCCTTACGGCAACTCTCATTTATTTCCTGTCCTACCGGAAGGAAGACGGACTGTCGCCCACAAGACTTATTCTTATCGGGATTGCGGTATCCGCCGGAATCTACGCTTTTCAGCTAATCTTGTCACTCCGACTTGATCCGCGAAATTACCAGTTTGTTGCTACTTGGATTGCCGGCAAGATTTGGGGCGGAGACTGGAGATTCGTACTTGCTCTGCTGCCGTGGTTGTTAATTCTGCTTCCATTCTCCTTCTACAAGGCCCGGGTGCTTAATGTGCTGAATCTGGGGGATCAGACCTCGGCAGGACTCGGAACACCAGTAGAGAAAGAACGGATACTGCTCTTAGCAGCGGCAGTCGCGCTTGCAGGCTCCTGCGTAGCCGTAAGCGGAGGAATTGGCTTCGTAGGCTTGATTGCACCGCATCTGGCACGCAGGCTGGTAGGTCCGCGGCATCAAGTATTGCTGCCGTCCTGTGCCTTGATCGGCGCTTTGCTGCTGCTTACGGCTGATACGATTGGACGTTGGGTCCTGCAGCCTGCAGAAATACCAACAGGCATTGTAGTAGCAATCATCGGAGCACCTTACTTTCTTTACCTATTGGCCAAATCCAAGGCCTAG
- a CDS encoding iron-hydroxamate ABC transporter substrate-binding protein, with the protein MFSFKKKKLGSMKLAICGLMVMVLFLSACGNNNAGNSANSGAEVSAAPTAEATTAPAETKAPAVEKTVTDSMGHKVIIPANPQRVLGSYLEDYLVTLGVTPVAQWSVPNGIQDYLAADLKDVPKISYDLPLEAVTSFTPDLILIQSESEVQNGLYDQLNKIAPTYVVGDALSKDWRKALLTIGEILNKTPEAEQAIKDYDQKAADAKEKLSGAIGKESAAILWLVQKNFYIVDETRSSGAVLYTDLGVTLPNLVTEIPEGTRATWNPISLEKLAELTADHIFLVNSDKTEGAAILDSAIWKGIPAVKAGNVHELSSTSSWLYSGATAGSQTIDDVLASLVK; encoded by the coding sequence ATGTTTTCGTTTAAGAAAAAGAAATTGGGAAGCATGAAACTAGCAATTTGCGGACTAATGGTGATGGTATTGTTCTTATCCGCCTGCGGTAATAATAATGCTGGAAATTCAGCAAATAGTGGAGCAGAGGTTTCTGCAGCGCCTACAGCAGAGGCTACAACAGCCCCAGCAGAAACAAAAGCACCAGCTGTAGAGAAGACTGTAACGGACTCCATGGGACATAAGGTTATTATTCCAGCTAATCCACAACGGGTTCTGGGATCGTATCTGGAAGATTACTTGGTAACACTCGGTGTGACACCGGTAGCGCAATGGTCAGTTCCTAACGGTATCCAGGATTATTTAGCTGCTGATTTAAAGGATGTCCCAAAGATCAGCTACGATCTTCCTTTGGAAGCAGTAACGAGCTTTACCCCCGATTTAATTCTCATTCAATCGGAGTCTGAAGTTCAAAACGGACTGTACGATCAATTGAACAAAATTGCCCCTACGTATGTAGTGGGAGATGCACTTAGCAAGGACTGGCGTAAAGCGCTGCTCACAATCGGCGAGATTCTGAATAAGACTCCAGAGGCAGAGCAGGCCATTAAAGATTACGATCAGAAGGCAGCCGACGCAAAAGAAAAGCTTTCTGGAGCAATTGGTAAAGAATCCGCAGCAATTCTCTGGCTTGTGCAGAAAAACTTCTATATTGTAGATGAAACCCGCAGCAGTGGCGCGGTGTTGTATACAGATCTTGGGGTAACGCTTCCTAACCTTGTAACAGAAATTCCTGAAGGAACAAGAGCTACCTGGAATCCTATTTCTCTAGAAAAACTCGCTGAGTTGACAGCAGATCATATCTTCCTGGTGAATAGTGATAAGACAGAAGGAGCGGCTATTCTGGATAGTGCAATCTGGAAGGGCATTCCAGCCGTCAAAGCTGGCAATGTACATGAGCTTAGCTCAACAAGCAGTTGGCTTTACAGCGGTGCCACTGCAGGCTCCCAGACTATAGACGATGTATTGGCCAGTCTAGTGAAATAA
- a CDS encoding cysteine hydrolase family protein: MSGKTALLLIDVQEAMFSYPDLKLHDEEGVMVRIVSLLNKARSAGTPVVYIQHTEDEEYTKGLATWQISSRITPLEGDLIIEKPTWDAFHRTALHEELQRLGITDLVIAGMQSEFCLDTTTRRAYSLGYTCVLVKDAHSTFDNANLTGGDIVKHHNAVLGGRFAALLAESEVSF; the protein is encoded by the coding sequence ATGAGTGGAAAAACTGCACTATTACTTATTGACGTACAGGAGGCGATGTTCTCCTATCCTGATCTTAAGCTGCATGATGAGGAAGGCGTGATGGTACGAATAGTTTCGCTTCTGAATAAGGCTCGGTCGGCAGGTACGCCAGTTGTTTATATTCAGCATACAGAAGATGAGGAGTATACCAAAGGTTTAGCCACCTGGCAGATTAGCAGCCGCATCACTCCGCTGGAAGGGGATCTGATTATTGAGAAGCCGACCTGGGATGCCTTTCACCGCACGGCACTGCATGAGGAGCTGCAGCGGCTGGGTATTACGGATCTCGTGATAGCCGGGATGCAGAGTGAGTTCTGTCTTGATACCACCACCCGACGCGCGTACAGTCTCGGTTACACATGTGTATTGGTTAAGGATGCGCACAGCACTTTTGATAATGCGAACTTAACGGGTGGAGACATTGTGAAACATCATAATGCGGTGTTGGGAGGGAGATTTGCGGCATTGCTTGCGGAGAGTGAGGTGTCCTTCTAA
- the murB gene encoding UDP-N-acetylmuramate dehydrogenase, giving the protein MNISTVQNDLQHIVTAGTVKIHEALKDHVFTKMGGQADILVTPATYEELQQVVTYAHQHLIPLTVLGNGSNVIIRDGGIRGIVLQTSDLMEMGIRGDYLYAQSGATIIDVSRYALEQELSGLEFACGIPGTVGGALYMNAGAYGGEVKDVLHSALAINKAGQIVTLQGDELQWGYRQSVFASGEFIVLEARFVLKPATAVGIKSTMDDLTYKRESKQPLEYPSCGSVFKRPPGRYAGQLIQESGLQGTRMGGAEVSKKHAGFIVNTDNATASDYIGLIQHVRAIVKDKFGIELETEVEIIGEE; this is encoded by the coding sequence ATGAATATTAGCACAGTTCAAAATGATCTACAGCACATTGTTACTGCGGGAACCGTGAAGATTCATGAAGCTCTTAAGGATCACGTGTTTACCAAAATGGGTGGGCAGGCTGATATACTGGTAACTCCCGCCACATATGAAGAATTGCAACAGGTTGTTACATATGCCCATCAACATCTCATTCCGCTTACGGTTCTTGGAAATGGTTCGAATGTGATTATTCGGGATGGGGGCATACGCGGAATCGTTCTGCAAACCTCTGATTTAATGGAGATGGGGATACGCGGAGATTACCTGTATGCCCAGAGCGGTGCTACAATTATTGATGTCTCGCGTTATGCATTGGAGCAGGAGTTATCAGGGCTTGAGTTTGCCTGTGGTATCCCTGGAACTGTGGGAGGCGCTCTGTACATGAATGCAGGTGCCTATGGTGGTGAAGTCAAGGATGTTCTGCATAGTGCGCTGGCTATTAACAAAGCAGGTCAAATAGTCACGCTTCAAGGTGACGAGCTGCAGTGGGGGTATAGACAAAGTGTATTTGCCAGCGGGGAGTTTATTGTCCTAGAAGCCCGGTTTGTCTTGAAGCCTGCTACGGCGGTAGGCATTAAGTCCACAATGGATGATTTGACCTACAAGCGCGAATCGAAGCAACCCCTGGAATATCCCTCCTGTGGGAGTGTCTTTAAACGACCGCCAGGGCGGTACGCAGGTCAATTAATTCAGGAAAGCGGTTTGCAAGGGACAAGAATGGGCGGAGCAGAAGTATCGAAGAAACATGCTGGATTTATCGTTAATACGGATAACGCAACAGCCAGCGATTATATTGGACTTATCCAGCATGTAAGAGCAATAGTGAAGGATAAATTTGGTATTGAGCTGGAGACCGAAGTAGAAATTATTGGCGAAGAGTAA
- the queC gene encoding 7-cyano-7-deazaguanine synthase QueC, which translates to MMNKKALVVFSGGQDSTTCLIWALQQFEEVQVVTFNYNQRHAAEIEVATEIAAKFNVKQHILDLALLNQLAPNALTRDDIEIAAGEGDELPSTFVDGRNLLFLSFAAILAKQLGYAHIVTGVCQTDFSGYPDCRDVFVKSLNVTLNLSMDYEFAIHTPLMWLDKKETWKMADELGYFDYVREHTLTCYNGIIGSGCGTCPACLLRSRGLEQYEAERKKVSS; encoded by the coding sequence ATGATGAACAAAAAAGCACTCGTCGTATTCAGCGGCGGACAAGATAGCACAACCTGTTTAATCTGGGCGCTGCAGCAATTTGAGGAAGTTCAGGTAGTGACCTTTAATTATAACCAGCGTCATGCCGCTGAGATCGAAGTGGCCACTGAGATTGCCGCGAAGTTTAACGTGAAGCAGCATATTCTGGATTTGGCTCTGCTTAATCAACTGGCACCGAACGCGTTAACCCGTGATGATATAGAGATTGCCGCAGGCGAAGGGGACGAGCTTCCCAGCACGTTCGTGGATGGACGCAACCTCTTGTTTTTATCCTTTGCGGCCATTCTAGCTAAACAGCTGGGTTATGCTCATATTGTGACGGGGGTATGCCAAACAGATTTCAGTGGTTATCCGGATTGCCGCGATGTATTTGTAAAGTCACTGAATGTTACGCTGAACCTGTCCATGGACTATGAGTTCGCAATTCATACCCCACTGATGTGGCTGGATAAAAAAGAAACATGGAAAATGGCCGATGAACTAGGCTATTTTGATTATGTCCGTGAGCATACCTTGACCTGTTATAACGGAATCATTGGCAGCGGCTGTGGAACCTGTCCGGCCTGTCTGCTGCGCAGCAGAGGCCTCGAGCAGTATGAGGCGGAAAGAAAGAAGGTTAGCTCTTAA
- a CDS encoding (2Fe-2S)-binding protein, with translation MNETQLKDLSSKFDLHTTPPEGTLHSFVALELTNEENMRAFVGTYRPLMKALDDRAVAAYFANWLSTLALAVQYSLTFYLSVPVINLSNLQIHLIPANGYCRVAFSLKGWRMTEAPIDEVGREAWRDEVLVLFYRDTMAPLLNKMAEVGGLPMSEVWGQLPTKFNYYIEILAKEMGDPSLVHRLYQDYQYLVKDVPAEVFGISRNPFQVLVRTIEDIADPDKNVQMRNRCCLYYRTDGGSYCYTCPRLKEEERAARRTNYREQTASAKE, from the coding sequence ATGAATGAAACACAACTGAAAGATTTAAGCTCTAAATTTGATCTACATACTACTCCACCTGAGGGAACCCTGCATTCTTTCGTGGCTCTAGAGCTGACAAATGAAGAGAATATGAGAGCTTTTGTGGGGACTTATCGACCCTTGATGAAGGCTTTGGATGATCGAGCAGTTGCGGCTTATTTTGCCAATTGGTTATCCACGTTAGCGCTTGCGGTGCAATACTCTCTGACTTTCTATCTATCTGTTCCGGTTATAAATTTGTCAAATCTACAAATTCATCTTATACCTGCTAATGGTTACTGCCGGGTTGCCTTTTCTTTGAAGGGCTGGCGGATGACTGAAGCTCCTATTGATGAGGTGGGTCGTGAAGCGTGGAGAGATGAAGTTCTTGTCCTTTTTTACCGTGATACGATGGCACCTTTATTGAATAAAATGGCTGAGGTTGGCGGGTTGCCGATGAGTGAAGTATGGGGTCAGTTACCGACAAAGTTCAATTATTATATTGAGATTCTGGCAAAAGAAATGGGTGACCCTTCTTTGGTCCACCGTTTATATCAAGATTATCAGTATCTCGTCAAAGATGTGCCAGCTGAAGTATTCGGGATCTCAAGAAATCCCTTTCAGGTACTTGTGCGCACAATCGAAGATATCGCTGATCCTGATAAAAATGTACAGATGCGCAACCGCTGCTGCCTGTACTACCGCACAGATGGGGGAAGCTATTGTTACACTTGTCCCCGTCTGAAAGAGGAAGAGAGAGCCGCTCGTAGAACGAATTACCGCGAACAGACAGCTTCGGCTAAAGAATAG
- the queE gene encoding 7-carboxy-7-deazaguanine synthase QueE — protein sequence MSKIPVIEMFGPTIQGEGAVIGVKTMFVRTYGCDYHCSWCDSAFTWDGSAKAKVRMLEPAEIMAELLELAGDNFNCVTISGGNPALIGEGMGEFISMLHARGLQAAIETQGSRWQEWFYEVDVLTISPKPPSSGMSTNWDVLDSIMNKLSARNKATQSLKVVVFDDMDYEYAKSIHQRYPLVPLFLQPGNEDVTEEGDISGRLLERLEWLFNKVIVDKEMNLARVLPQLHALIWHNKRGK from the coding sequence GTGAGTAAGATTCCCGTAATTGAAATGTTCGGGCCGACCATTCAGGGCGAAGGCGCAGTAATCGGAGTGAAGACAATGTTTGTCCGTACCTACGGCTGTGATTATCACTGCAGCTGGTGTGATTCTGCTTTTACCTGGGATGGTTCAGCGAAGGCTAAAGTACGGATGCTGGAACCAGCTGAGATTATGGCGGAGCTGCTGGAGCTTGCTGGGGACAACTTTAACTGTGTGACCATTTCTGGAGGCAACCCAGCTTTAATTGGCGAGGGTATGGGGGAGTTTATAAGCATGCTTCACGCTCGAGGTCTTCAAGCCGCCATTGAAACGCAAGGCAGCAGATGGCAGGAATGGTTCTATGAGGTTGACGTTCTGACGATCAGCCCCAAACCTCCAAGCTCGGGAATGTCGACGAATTGGGATGTGCTGGACAGCATCATGAATAAGCTAAGCGCGCGCAACAAAGCCACCCAAAGCTTGAAGGTCGTTGTATTCGATGATATGGATTATGAGTATGCCAAAAGCATACACCAGAGGTATCCCTTAGTACCGCTCTTTCTCCAGCCTGGTAATGAAGATGTCACAGAAGAGGGTGATATCTCGGGTAGGTTGCTGGAAAGGCTGGAGTGGTTATTCAATAAAGTTATAGTTGATAAAGAGATGAATCTGGCGCGTGTGCTTCCACAACTGCACGCACTGATCTGGCATAATAAAAGAGGCAAGTAA
- a CDS encoding ABC transporter ATP-binding protein, protein MSERLNTEELSIGYAEAMIVKGLNLTLPTGKITALVGANGSGKSTILKTMARIMKPKSGTVMLDGKSIHTLSTKEVARQLAILPQNPTAPDGLTVSELVSYGRYPHQKGFGTMTPEDRNIIASAITVTGMDEFQDRPIDRLSGGQRQRAWIAMALAQQTDILFLDEPTTFLDMAHQLEVLQLLQKLNEEEGRTIIMVVHDLNHASRYAQHMVAIKSGNVISEGSPVEVMTPAVLREVFGIEADIIPDPRTGVPLCLPYELAAYKAVGM, encoded by the coding sequence ATGTCGGAACGATTGAATACAGAAGAGTTGAGTATTGGTTACGCGGAAGCCATGATTGTCAAAGGCCTTAATCTCACCCTTCCTACAGGGAAAATAACGGCACTTGTTGGTGCTAACGGCTCTGGGAAATCGACCATTCTCAAAACGATGGCACGGATCATGAAGCCAAAGAGTGGTACTGTCATGCTGGATGGGAAATCGATCCATACACTATCTACAAAAGAGGTGGCTCGACAATTGGCGATTTTGCCGCAGAATCCCACGGCTCCTGATGGCCTGACTGTTTCTGAGCTGGTCAGCTACGGCCGCTACCCGCATCAAAAAGGCTTCGGTACGATGACTCCGGAGGATCGAAATATCATCGCTTCTGCAATCACCGTTACCGGCATGGATGAATTCCAAGATCGTCCGATTGACCGCCTCTCCGGAGGGCAGCGGCAGCGTGCTTGGATAGCTATGGCTCTGGCCCAGCAGACTGATATTTTGTTTCTGGACGAGCCGACTACATTTCTGGATATGGCTCATCAGCTGGAAGTGCTTCAACTGCTGCAAAAGCTGAATGAAGAGGAAGGCCGTACGATTATTATGGTTGTTCATGATTTGAATCACGCTTCCCGCTACGCGCAACATATGGTAGCGATCAAATCAGGCAATGTCATTAGTGAAGGCTCACCTGTTGAAGTAATGACTCCAGCGGTATTGCGCGAAGTATTCGGGATCGAAGCTGATATTATTCCTGATCCGCGTACAGGAGTTCCGCTCTGCCTGCCTTATGAGCTTGCGGCCTATAAAGCTGTAGGAATGTAG
- a CDS encoding iron ABC transporter permease has product MVPSPESTHKIKKTVVNKPLRSHPVAAMSILVLGLVAIVFGLALSVSVGAADIKLATVWEAVFRFNPQLQQHQVIRELRIPRALAGALVGACFAVAGAIMQGMTRNPLADSGLLGLNAGAGVALAVAFAFAPSLSFIYLMLYCFIGAATAALIVFGIGSLSYNGLTPLRLTLAGAAVSALLLAISQGVAILFNLSQDVAFWLAGGMGGTTWIQLKIMFPFVAVALIAAMMLSRSITLLSLGRDVAAGLGQRTRLVQTAGMVIVVILAGTAVSVVGPVAFIGLIIPHVVRYLVGVDYRWIIPCSAVLGSLLIVFADIAARMINAPYETPLGALIALIGVPFFIYLASKRKGELS; this is encoded by the coding sequence ATGGTCCCATCCCCAGAATCAACACACAAAATTAAGAAAACTGTAGTAAACAAGCCTTTAAGATCACATCCAGTGGCGGCAATGAGCATCCTTGTACTCGGTCTTGTCGCCATCGTCTTTGGTCTCGCGCTCTCCGTCTCTGTTGGTGCAGCAGATATTAAGCTGGCAACCGTATGGGAAGCTGTATTTCGCTTTAATCCTCAGCTACAGCAGCATCAAGTGATTAGAGAATTGCGAATTCCACGCGCTTTAGCAGGGGCTCTAGTTGGCGCTTGCTTTGCTGTAGCAGGGGCTATTATGCAGGGGATGACCCGTAACCCACTTGCCGATTCTGGTCTGCTAGGTTTGAATGCTGGAGCAGGGGTAGCGTTGGCCGTCGCTTTTGCTTTTGCACCGTCGCTTTCTTTTATTTATCTCATGCTATACTGCTTTATCGGCGCTGCTACAGCGGCCCTGATCGTCTTCGGAATCGGATCACTATCCTATAATGGTCTCACACCTTTACGTCTGACACTTGCCGGCGCTGCAGTTAGTGCGTTGCTGCTTGCTATTAGTCAGGGTGTAGCGATTCTCTTCAATCTTTCACAGGACGTAGCTTTTTGGTTAGCCGGTGGAATGGGAGGGACAACCTGGATTCAGTTAAAGATAATGTTTCCATTTGTTGCGGTGGCTCTTATCGCTGCAATGATGTTATCACGTTCCATTACACTGCTTAGCTTAGGAAGGGATGTGGCAGCTGGGCTGGGGCAGCGAACACGGCTGGTACAAACCGCCGGAATGGTTATTGTCGTCATTCTTGCCGGAACTGCAGTATCTGTAGTGGGGCCGGTTGCTTTTATAGGACTCATTATTCCGCATGTGGTGCGTTACCTGGTCGGAGTTGACTATCGCTGGATCATTCCTTGCTCAGCAGTTCTCGGCAGCTTGTTAATTGTATTTGCAGATATTGCTGCCAGAATGATTAATGCACCGTATGAAACACCCTTAGGAGCTTTAATCGCGTTGATCGGCGTTCCCTTTTTTATTTATTTAGCGAGTAAACGCAAGGGAGAGCTATCATGA
- the queF gene encoding preQ(1) synthase, giving the protein MSDGRLKEEMPEVTLLGNQGTSYKFGYDPEILEVFDNKHPGRDYFVKFNCPEFTSLCPVTGQPDFGTMYISYIPEQKMVESKSLKLYLFSFRNHGDFHEDCVNIIMNDLIALMEPRYIEVWGKFTPRGGISIDPYCNWGRPGTKYESMAEHRLINHDLYPEKVGNR; this is encoded by the coding sequence ATGTCAGATGGAAGATTAAAAGAGGAAATGCCAGAAGTTACTTTACTGGGCAACCAGGGAACGTCATACAAGTTCGGTTATGATCCAGAGATTCTGGAAGTGTTCGATAATAAGCACCCCGGTCGGGATTATTTTGTTAAATTTAACTGCCCTGAATTCACAAGTCTGTGCCCTGTAACCGGTCAACCGGATTTTGGTACCATGTATATTTCGTATATTCCGGAGCAAAAAATGGTGGAATCCAAATCGCTGAAGCTCTATCTGTTCAGTTTCCGCAACCATGGCGACTTTCATGAGGATTGTGTCAACATCATTATGAATGATCTGATTGCTCTAATGGAACCGCGTTATATTGAAGTATGGGGAAAATTCACACCACGAGGCGGCATTTCGATTGATCCTTATTGTAATTGGGGACGACCTGGAACAAAGTATGAGTCGATGGCGGAGCATCGCTTGATCAATCATGACCTGTATCCGGAAAAAGTCGGCAATCGCTAA